The proteins below are encoded in one region of Flavobacterium sp. IMCC34852:
- a CDS encoding DNA gyrase/topoisomerase IV subunit A, with translation MKDEEDDIIPNEDDNNEELNESTNEETAEEGFEDVIRPSTGSHFYENDENPEDTITKVTGMYKDWFLDYASYVILERAVPAIEDGFKPVQRRIMHSMKELDDGRYNKVANIVGHTMQYHPHGDASIGDAMVQIGQKDLIIDMQGNWGNILTGDSAAASRYIEARISKFGHDVLYSPKITQWGMSYDGRRAEPINLPVKFPLLLAQGAEGIAVGLSTKILPHNFNELIECSIKVLKNKPFTLYPDFPTAGIADVSNYNDGMRGGRVRVRAKIGQLDKQTLVITQIPFSTNTSTLIDSILKANEKGKIKIKKIEDNTAAEVEILIHLPPGVSPDKTIDALYAFTACETSVAPLGCVIENHKPLFIGVSDMLKISTHRTVDLLKRELEIQLDELENKWHFATLEKIFIREEMYIDFKLYSDRESLYVYMYDRFKPFLKSFVREINDDDLQKLTQIPMIRITRFDSDKADDAIAKLEAEMEEVKHHLDHIIDYTIDFFQKLKDKYGKGRERQTELRSFDTIEATKVVLRNTKLYVNREEGFFGTGLKKDEYVADCSDIDDVIVFLRDGKMMVAKVDDKKFVGKDIIHIAVFDKNDKRTIYNMMYRDGKNGSTFIKRFNVSGITRDKFYDLTQEKAGSQVLYFSANPNGEAETVTILLRQIGSVKKLKWDVDFSDIAIKGRASRGNTVTKYPIKKIELKEKGISTLRPRKVWFDDTVQRLNVDGRGELLGEFRPNDRLLIINQSGKLKTIIPELTTHFDEDMIVLEKWHPKKPISAIYYDGEKDRYFVKRFLVENENKEEIFITEHEKSQLEVVSTDWRPMAEIVFAKVKGVQKETIKVDLEQFIAVKGIKAIGNQLTTDKLKQVNLLEPLPFEEPEEIQPEEVEVTGEDNVSDDIQTETDDDGQITLSLE, from the coding sequence ATGAAAGACGAAGAAGACGATATCATCCCTAACGAAGACGACAACAACGAAGAGTTGAACGAGTCAACGAATGAGGAAACTGCAGAAGAAGGTTTTGAAGACGTAATTCGACCTTCCACCGGCAGCCATTTCTACGAAAACGACGAAAACCCGGAAGACACCATTACCAAAGTTACAGGCATGTACAAAGATTGGTTTTTGGACTATGCTTCCTATGTAATTTTGGAGCGTGCGGTTCCGGCTATCGAAGACGGATTCAAACCGGTGCAACGTCGTATCATGCACTCGATGAAAGAACTCGATGATGGCCGTTACAACAAAGTGGCGAACATCGTTGGGCACACCATGCAGTACCATCCACACGGAGATGCGAGTATTGGTGATGCGATGGTTCAAATCGGGCAGAAGGATTTGATTATCGACATGCAAGGAAACTGGGGAAACATACTCACGGGCGACAGCGCTGCGGCTTCGCGTTATATTGAAGCTCGTATTTCTAAATTTGGCCACGATGTTTTATATTCACCCAAAATTACCCAATGGGGAATGTCTTATGACGGTCGACGTGCCGAACCGATTAATCTTCCGGTAAAATTCCCTCTATTGTTAGCCCAAGGCGCCGAAGGAATTGCCGTAGGTTTATCGACTAAAATATTACCCCACAACTTTAATGAATTGATAGAGTGTTCTATCAAAGTTTTAAAGAACAAGCCATTTACTTTATATCCTGATTTCCCGACTGCGGGTATTGCGGATGTGTCGAATTACAATGATGGTATGCGTGGCGGACGTGTTCGTGTGCGTGCCAAGATTGGTCAACTCGACAAGCAAACCTTAGTGATTACCCAAATTCCGTTTTCAACCAATACTTCAACACTGATTGACAGTATACTGAAAGCCAATGAAAAAGGAAAAATAAAAATCAAAAAAATTGAAGACAACACCGCCGCCGAAGTTGAGATTTTAATCCATCTTCCGCCGGGCGTTTCTCCCGACAAAACCATTGATGCACTGTACGCGTTTACGGCTTGTGAAACTTCAGTAGCCCCGTTGGGTTGTGTGATTGAAAACCACAAACCGTTGTTCATCGGTGTTTCGGATATGTTGAAAATTTCTACACATCGCACGGTGGATTTGCTCAAACGCGAACTGGAAATTCAGTTAGACGAATTAGAAAACAAATGGCATTTTGCGACTTTGGAAAAAATCTTCATTCGTGAAGAAATGTACATCGACTTCAAATTGTACTCCGACAGAGAATCGCTTTACGTTTATATGTACGACCGTTTCAAGCCATTCTTGAAATCGTTTGTCAGAGAAATTAATGATGACGATTTGCAAAAGCTAACGCAAATTCCGATGATTCGTATCACGCGTTTCGACTCAGACAAAGCGGATGATGCGATTGCCAAGCTGGAAGCCGAAATGGAAGAGGTTAAACATCATTTAGATCATATCATCGACTATACGATTGATTTCTTCCAAAAGCTAAAAGACAAATACGGTAAAGGACGCGAACGTCAAACGGAGTTGAGAAGTTTTGATACCATTGAAGCTACAAAAGTGGTGTTGAGAAATACCAAACTTTATGTCAATAGGGAAGAAGGTTTCTTTGGCACCGGATTGAAAAAAGACGAATACGTGGCCGATTGTTCCGACATCGATGATGTAATCGTGTTTTTGCGTGACGGGAAAATGATGGTAGCTAAAGTGGATGACAAAAAATTCGTGGGCAAAGACATTATCCACATTGCGGTTTTTGATAAAAATGACAAGCGCACCATTTACAATATGATGTACCGCGATGGTAAAAACGGCTCAACTTTTATCAAGCGTTTTAACGTATCGGGAATTACTAGAGACAAGTTTTATGATTTAACCCAAGAAAAAGCCGGAAGTCAAGTCTTATATTTTTCAGCAAATCCGAATGGAGAAGCGGAAACGGTTACGATTTTATTGCGCCAAATCGGTAGCGTGAAAAAACTGAAATGGGATGTAGATTTCTCCGATATTGCCATCAAGGGAAGAGCTTCGCGTGGTAACACGGTAACCAAATATCCAATCAAGAAAATAGAACTCAAAGAAAAAGGAATTTCTACCTTGCGTCCGCGTAAAGTGTGGTTTGACGATACGGTTCAACGATTGAATGTGGACGGAAGAGGTGAGCTGTTAGGCGAATTCAGACCGAATGACCGTTTGCTGATCATCAACCAAAGCGGAAAACTAAAAACGATTATTCCTGAGTTGACCACGCATTTTGATGAAGACATGATTGTTCTGGAAAAATGGCATCCGAAAAAACCGATTTCGGCCATTTATTATGACGGAGAAAAAGACCGTTATTTTGTCAAACGCTTCTTGGTAGAAAACGAAAACAAAGAAGAAATCTTTATCACGGAACATGAGAAATCTCAATTAGAAGTCGTTTCCACTGATTGGCGACCGATGGCGGAAATTGTTTTTGCCAAAGTGAAAGGAGTTCAAAAAGAAACGATTAAGGTTGACTTAGAACAGTTCATTGCAGTGAAAGGTATCAAAGCGATTGGAAACCAATTGACGACAGATAAGCTAAAACAGGTCAATTTATTAGAACCATTGCCATTTGAAGAACCGGAAGAAATTCAACCTGAAGAGGTAGAAGTCACTGGCGAAGACAATGTTTCTGATGATATTCAAACGGAAACCGATGATGACGGACAAATAACACTATCATTAGAATAA